Proteins co-encoded in one Bradyrhizobium sp. 170 genomic window:
- a CDS encoding cupin domain-containing protein, protein MEIKRSGSRPSGKGPAEYFTGNVRVDPLMQAPDPARVAGASVTFEPGARTAWHTHPLGQTLIVTSGFGWVQVWGGRVEEIHPGDVIWFPPGEKHWHGATPTTAMTHIAIQERLDGKAVDWMEKVSDEQYRA, encoded by the coding sequence ATGGAAATCAAGCGAAGCGGTTCACGGCCCTCCGGCAAAGGGCCCGCGGAATACTTCACGGGAAATGTGCGCGTCGATCCGCTGATGCAGGCTCCCGATCCCGCGCGCGTCGCCGGCGCCAGCGTCACCTTCGAGCCCGGCGCGCGGACGGCGTGGCACACCCATCCCTTGGGCCAGACCCTGATCGTCACCTCCGGCTTCGGCTGGGTGCAGGTCTGGGGCGGGCGTGTCGAGGAGATTCACCCGGGCGACGTCATCTGGTTTCCGCCGGGCGAAAAGCACTGGCATGGCGCGACGCCGACGACGGCCATGACGCACATCGCCATCCAGGAGCGGCTTGACGGCAAGGCCGTCGACTGGATGGAGAAGGTCAGCGACGAACAATACCGGGCTTGA
- the paoA gene encoding aldehyde dehydrogenase iron-sulfur subunit PaoA, with protein sequence MQGPSDFDLSRRKLLLGTAASVAFSAASPMAKAQTPAAPARAAAEAVSMSKVSFSVNGRPREIALDTRTTLLDALREHLHLTGTKKGCDHGQCGACTVIVGGRRINSCLTLAVMHEGDEIKTIEGLGTPENLHPMQAAFVKHDGYQCGYCTPGQICSAVAVLDEIKSGIPSHVSADLNAPAQLTNAELRERMSGNICRCGAYSNIAEAITEVAGRQV encoded by the coding sequence ATGCAAGGTCCGAGCGACTTCGATCTATCGCGGCGGAAACTGTTGCTGGGAACCGCCGCATCGGTGGCTTTTAGCGCGGCGTCCCCGATGGCCAAGGCGCAAACGCCTGCGGCTCCTGCGCGGGCCGCCGCCGAGGCTGTTTCGATGTCGAAAGTTTCCTTCAGTGTGAATGGCAGGCCGCGCGAAATCGCGCTCGACACGCGAACCACGCTGCTCGATGCGCTGCGCGAACATTTGCATCTCACCGGGACCAAGAAGGGCTGCGATCACGGCCAATGCGGCGCCTGCACGGTCATCGTTGGCGGGCGGCGGATCAATTCGTGCCTGACGCTCGCGGTCATGCATGAGGGCGACGAGATCAAGACAATCGAGGGGCTGGGTACGCCTGAAAACCTGCACCCGATGCAGGCCGCATTCGTAAAACATGACGGCTATCAATGCGGCTATTGCACGCCGGGGCAGATCTGTTCGGCGGTTGCCGTGCTGGACGAGATCAAGTCCGGCATTCCGAGTCACGTCAGCGCCGATCTGAACGCACCGGCGCAACTGACCAATGCCGAGCTTCGCGAGCGCATGAGCGGCAACATCTGCCGCTGCGGCGCCTATTCCAACATCGCCGAGGCGATCACAGAAGTTGCCGGGAGACAGGTATGA
- the paoC gene encoding aldehyde oxidoreductase molybdenum-binding subunit PaoC — translation MKFDTPATTNPIDQMKVVGQAFSRIDGPLKTTGTAPYAYERHDVVSNPAYGYVVGSAIAKGRIAGIDLGKAKAAPGVLAIVTADNAGKLDKGRLNTAKLLGGPEIQHYHQAIAVVVAESFEQARAAAQLIRVDYVREQGAFDLASLLDKAKPNPITNGPGDTAVGDFATAFAAAPVRLDARYSTPDEAHAMMEPHATIAAWEGDKLTLWTSNQMIAWNKAEMAKILGMPAENVRLDSPFIGGGFGGKLFPRADALMAALGARAAKRPVKVALQRPLMFNNTTHRPATIQRIRIGATRDGKITAIGHESWSGDLPGGKADGAVSQTRLLYAGAHRMTATRLATLDLAEGNAMRAPGEATGMMALEIAVDEMAEKLGMDPIEFRIVNDTQVDPEKPERPFSQRQLVECLRTGAERFGWSKRNPQPGRVRDGRWLVGIGAAAAFRNNLLTKSAARVRLDNKGVVTVETDMTDIGTGSYTIIAQTAAEMMGVPLEKVKVRLGASVFPVSAGSGGQWGGNNSTAGVYAACVKLREAVAQKLGFNSAEAEFADGEVRAGNRSVPLAQAAADGGITAEDEIEYGDLAKKYQQSTFGAHFVEVGVDAATAEIRVRRMLAVCAAGRILNPKTARSQVIGAMTMGVGAALMEELVVDKRGGFFVNHDLAGYEVPVHADIPHQEMFFLDETDPMSSPMKAKGVAELGICGVAAAVANAVYNATGVRVRDYPITLDKLLEQMPDVG, via the coding sequence ATGAAATTCGATACCCCCGCCACGACCAATCCGATCGACCAGATGAAGGTTGTCGGCCAAGCCTTCAGCCGCATCGATGGTCCGCTCAAGACCACCGGCACGGCGCCCTATGCCTACGAGCGGCACGACGTCGTTTCGAATCCGGCCTATGGCTACGTGGTCGGCTCGGCGATCGCGAAAGGACGGATCGCCGGCATCGACCTCGGCAAGGCCAAGGCTGCGCCCGGCGTGCTCGCGATCGTCACGGCCGACAATGCCGGCAAACTCGACAAGGGCAGGCTCAACACCGCAAAACTGCTCGGCGGTCCCGAGATCCAGCATTATCACCAGGCCATCGCCGTCGTCGTGGCGGAAAGCTTTGAGCAGGCACGCGCCGCGGCGCAGCTCATCCGCGTCGATTACGTCAGGGAGCAGGGCGCGTTCGATCTCGCTTCGTTGCTGGACAAGGCAAAACCAAATCCGATCACCAATGGTCCCGGCGATACCGCGGTCGGCGACTTCGCCACGGCGTTTGCGGCTGCGCCGGTCCGGCTCGATGCGCGCTACTCAACGCCCGATGAAGCGCACGCGATGATGGAGCCGCACGCGACGATCGCCGCATGGGAGGGCGACAAGCTCACGCTATGGACCTCCAACCAGATGATCGCCTGGAACAAGGCCGAGATGGCCAAGATCCTGGGCATGCCGGCAGAGAACGTTCGCCTGGACTCGCCGTTCATCGGCGGCGGTTTCGGCGGCAAGCTGTTCCCGCGCGCCGATGCGCTGATGGCCGCGCTCGGCGCCCGCGCCGCGAAACGGCCGGTGAAGGTCGCGCTGCAGCGTCCCCTGATGTTCAACAACACCACGCATCGGCCGGCAACGATCCAGCGCATCCGCATCGGCGCGACGCGGGACGGCAAGATCACGGCGATCGGTCATGAAAGCTGGTCGGGCGATCTGCCGGGCGGCAAGGCGGACGGCGCGGTCAGCCAGACACGGCTGCTCTACGCCGGCGCGCACCGCATGACTGCCACACGACTCGCGACGCTCGATTTGGCCGAAGGCAATGCCATGCGCGCGCCGGGTGAGGCGACGGGCATGATGGCGCTGGAAATCGCCGTCGACGAAATGGCCGAGAAGCTCGGCATGGATCCGATCGAGTTTCGGATCGTCAACGATACCCAGGTCGATCCGGAAAAGCCGGAGCGGCCGTTCTCGCAGCGTCAGCTCGTCGAGTGCCTGCGTACCGGCGCCGAGCGCTTCGGCTGGAGCAAGCGTAACCCGCAGCCGGGCAGGGTCCGCGATGGACGCTGGCTAGTCGGCATCGGCGCCGCCGCGGCGTTCCGTAACAATCTGCTGACGAAATCAGCAGCGCGTGTCCGGCTCGACAACAAAGGTGTCGTCACCGTCGAGACCGACATGACCGACATCGGCACCGGCAGCTACACCATCATCGCGCAGACCGCAGCCGAGATGATGGGCGTGCCGCTCGAGAAGGTGAAGGTACGCCTCGGCGCCTCGGTCTTCCCGGTGTCGGCCGGCTCCGGCGGGCAATGGGGCGGCAACAACTCCACCGCCGGCGTCTATGCCGCCTGTGTCAAGCTGCGCGAGGCGGTCGCACAGAAACTCGGCTTCAACTCCGCCGAGGCGGAATTCGCCGATGGCGAGGTGCGCGCGGGCAATCGCAGCGTGCCGCTGGCGCAGGCCGCGGCCGATGGCGGCATCACGGCCGAAGACGAAATCGAATACGGCGATCTCGCCAAGAAATACCAGCAATCGACCTTCGGCGCCCACTTCGTCGAAGTCGGCGTCGACGCCGCGACCGCCGAGATCCGCGTGCGGCGGATGCTCGCGGTGTGTGCCGCCGGCCGTATCCTGAATCCGAAGACGGCCCGCAGCCAGGTGATCGGCGCGATGACCATGGGCGTTGGTGCTGCGCTGATGGAGGAACTGGTGGTCGACAAGCGCGGCGGCTTCTTCGTCAACCATGACCTCGCCGGCTATGAGGTGCCGGTCCACGCCGACATTCCCCATCAGGAAATGTTTTTCCTCGACGAGACCGATCCGATGTCGTCGCCGATGAAGGCCAAGGGCGTTGCCGAGCTCGGCATCTGCGGCGTGGCGGCAGCCGTTGCCAACGCGGTCTACAACGCGACCGGCGTGCGCGTCCGCGATTATCCGATCACGCTCGACAAGCTCCTGGAGCAAATGCCGGACGTGGGTTGA
- a CDS encoding xanthine dehydrogenase family protein subunit M has protein sequence MKSFSYERASTPAEAAASAMRKPDAKFIAGGTNLLDLMKLEIETPAHLIDVNGLALDKIEPTSDRGLRIGALVRNTDLAADRSVRRDYAVLSRALLAGASGQLRNRATTAGNLLQRTRCPYFYDTNQPCNKRRPGSGCAAIGGFSRQHAVVGASEACIATHPSDMAVAMRALDATVETVRPDGATRTIPIAEFHRLPGDTPHIETTLTSGELITAVTLPKPVGGRQVYRKVRDRASYAFALVSVAAIVQRDGTGRIALGGVAHKPWRIEAAEAQMPRGARAVAAQLLADAKPTRENTFKLSLAERTIGAVLTEAKG, from the coding sequence ATGAAATCATTCAGCTACGAGCGCGCCAGCACGCCGGCAGAGGCTGCTGCCTCCGCCATGCGCAAGCCGGACGCCAAATTCATTGCCGGCGGCACCAATCTGCTCGACCTGATGAAGCTCGAGATCGAGACGCCGGCGCATCTGATCGACGTCAACGGCCTCGCGCTCGACAAGATCGAACCGACGTCCGACCGCGGATTGCGGATCGGCGCGCTGGTGCGCAATACCGATCTCGCTGCTGATAGAAGCGTGCGACGCGACTATGCCGTGCTGTCGCGCGCGCTGCTGGCGGGCGCCTCGGGCCAGTTGCGCAACAGGGCGACGACCGCGGGCAATCTGCTGCAGCGGACGCGCTGTCCTTATTTCTATGACACCAACCAGCCCTGCAACAAGCGCCGGCCCGGCAGCGGCTGCGCGGCGATCGGCGGGTTCAGCCGCCAGCATGCCGTGGTGGGCGCCAGCGAGGCCTGCATCGCCACCCATCCGAGCGACATGGCAGTGGCCATGCGCGCGCTCGATGCGACGGTCGAAACTGTGCGGCCGGACGGCGCGACGCGAACGATCCCGATCGCCGAATTCCACCGCCTGCCCGGCGACACGCCGCATATCGAAACGACGCTGACATCAGGGGAGTTGATCACCGCGGTGACGCTGCCAAAACCCGTCGGTGGCAGGCAGGTCTATCGCAAGGTGCGCGACCGCGCCTCCTACGCCTTCGCGCTGGTCTCGGTCGCCGCGATCGTGCAGCGCGACGGCACCGGGCGCATTGCGCTTGGCGGCGTCGCGCACAAGCCGTGGCGCATCGAGGCGGCGGAGGCCCAGATGCCGCGCGGCGCTAGGGCCGTCGCCGCGCAATTGCTCGCCGATGCGAAGCCGACGCGCGAGAACACATTCAAGCTGTCGCTGGCCGAGCGCACGATCGGCGCGGTGCTGACCGAAGCGAAGGGTTGA
- a CDS encoding lipoprotein-releasing ABC transporter permease subunit, whose amino-acid sequence MENPPRPLPFSAFEWLVSGRYLRARRKEGFISVIAGFSFLGIMLGVATLIIVMAVMNGFRKELIDKIVGLNGHLVVQPLESPLTDWKDVAERISQIPGIRLAVPVVDAPALASSAHNASGVLVRGIRAHDLDKLASIASNIQQGSLDAFAQGQGVAIGRRLADQLSLRAGDNITLVAPGGPVTSKGAAPRIKPYKVAAVFSLDMSEYDSVMVFLPLAEAQAYFKRADDVSAIEVFIEASPDRVDEFRRPVADGAGRPVFLVDWRRRTSAFFAALQVERNVMFLILTLIVLVAALNIVSGLIMLVKDKGSDIAILRTVGASRGSIMRVFLIAGAAIGVFGTLTGLLVGMLVCLNIESIRQFLSWLTNTELFPPKLYFLSKLPAEIDFGETAAVVIMALTLSFLATLYPSWRAARLDPVEAFRYG is encoded by the coding sequence ATGGAAAATCCCCCGCGCCCATTGCCTTTCTCAGCATTCGAATGGCTGGTATCCGGGCGCTACCTGCGGGCGCGTCGCAAGGAAGGCTTCATCTCCGTCATCGCCGGTTTCTCGTTCCTCGGCATCATGCTCGGCGTTGCGACGTTGATTATCGTGATGGCCGTCATGAACGGCTTTCGCAAGGAATTGATTGACAAGATCGTCGGCCTGAACGGCCACCTTGTGGTGCAACCACTCGAGTCGCCGCTGACGGATTGGAAGGATGTCGCCGAGCGCATCAGCCAGATTCCAGGCATACGGCTTGCCGTTCCCGTGGTGGACGCCCCGGCGCTGGCATCATCGGCGCACAATGCCTCAGGTGTACTCGTTCGCGGCATTCGCGCCCATGATCTCGACAAGCTCGCGTCGATCGCCAGCAACATCCAGCAGGGATCGCTGGATGCGTTTGCGCAGGGACAAGGGGTCGCTATCGGCCGCAGGCTTGCCGATCAATTGTCGCTGCGTGCCGGCGACAACATCACGCTGGTCGCGCCTGGTGGACCGGTGACGTCAAAGGGTGCGGCGCCTCGTATCAAGCCTTACAAGGTCGCGGCGGTGTTCAGCCTCGACATGTCTGAATATGATTCCGTGATGGTTTTTCTGCCGCTCGCCGAGGCGCAGGCCTATTTCAAACGCGCCGACGACGTGAGCGCGATCGAAGTTTTCATCGAAGCCAGTCCCGACCGGGTCGACGAATTCCGAAGGCCGGTGGCAGACGGCGCCGGGCGGCCGGTGTTTCTTGTCGACTGGCGACGGCGGACCTCGGCCTTTTTCGCCGCACTTCAGGTCGAGCGCAATGTCATGTTTCTGATCCTGACCTTGATCGTGCTGGTCGCCGCGCTGAACATCGTTTCGGGCCTGATCATGCTCGTGAAGGACAAGGGCAGCGATATCGCCATTCTGCGCACCGTGGGCGCCTCGCGAGGATCGATCATGCGGGTGTTCCTGATCGCAGGTGCGGCGATCGGCGTGTTCGGCACGCTGACCGGGCTTCTCGTCGGCATGCTGGTTTGCCTGAACATCGAATCGATCCGGCAATTCCTGTCCTGGCTCACCAATACCGAATTGTTTCCACCAAAACTCTACTTCCTGTCGAAGCTGCCGGCGGAGATCGATTTTGGCGAGACCGCCGCCGTTGTGATCATGGCGTTGACGCTGTCATTCCTCGCGACGCTCTATCCATCGTGGCGCGCGGCGCGGCTCGATCCGGTCGAGGCGTTTCGATATGGATAG
- a CDS encoding response regulator transcription factor encodes MQNSSRSATKVLIVDDHPVVLSGCRSLFASDNSVKIDEATDAKSGHRAYVAKRPDVTVIDIKLPDVSGFELMRRIRKDDPDARIIMFSMNDDPAFVVRAIEMGAQGYVSKGDDPRMLVKAVRKVAAGDNFISPQLAEAVTFSGASIKANPASQMTARELEILRLLGRGDKIVEVADALEISYKTVANTTSLLKQKLGAKNHSDLIRIAVEMGLG; translated from the coding sequence ATGCAGAATTCTAGCAGATCGGCAACGAAGGTCCTGATCGTCGACGACCATCCGGTGGTCCTGTCGGGTTGCCGGTCGCTGTTTGCGTCGGACAATTCCGTGAAGATCGACGAGGCCACCGACGCCAAGTCCGGCCATCGCGCCTATGTGGCGAAGCGGCCCGACGTCACGGTGATCGATATCAAGCTCCCGGATGTGTCGGGTTTCGAACTGATGCGGCGCATCCGCAAGGACGATCCGGACGCCAGGATCATCATGTTCAGCATGAACGATGACCCGGCGTTCGTGGTTCGCGCCATCGAGATGGGCGCGCAGGGCTATGTCTCGAAGGGCGACGATCCAAGGATGCTGGTGAAGGCCGTCCGCAAGGTGGCCGCGGGCGACAATTTCATTTCACCGCAACTGGCGGAGGCGGTGACCTTTTCGGGCGCTTCGATCAAGGCCAATCCGGCGTCGCAAATGACCGCGCGCGAGCTGGAAATCCTGCGGCTATTGGGCCGCGGCGACAAGATCGTCGAGGTGGCCGACGCGCTGGAGATTTCCTACAAGACGGTGGCCAACACCACCTCGCTGCTCAAGCAGAAGCTCGGCGCCAAGAATCATTCGGACCTGATCCGGATCGCGGTGGAGATGGGGCTCGGTTGA
- the thrC gene encoding threonine synthase: protein MTRYISTRGEAPVLGFCDVMLTGLARDGGLYVPEVWPQLSPETIAGFFGRPYWEVAVDVIKPFTAGEISDADLGRMANEAYATFRHPAVVPLDQIGPNQFVLELFHGPTLAFKDVAMQLISRLMDHVLAKRSQRTTIVVATSGDTGGAAVDAFSGLDNVDLVVLFPNGRISDVQRRMMTTTGAANVHALAIEGTFDDCQALVKAMFNHHGFRDAVSLSGVNSINWARIVAQVVYYFTSAVALGAPARTVDFTVPTGNFGDIFAGYVAKKMGLPVRWLRIASNVNDILPRTLKTGIYEVREVHASASPSMDIQISSNFERLLFEASRRDADSVRRLMGSLKQSGRFVLPDAMLAAIREEFDAGRADETETSAAIRAAWREAGDLVDPHTAVALAVADRDTSDSGIPNIVLSTAHPAKFPDAVEAACGVRPQLPAWLDGLMTKSEHITVMKNDSAEVERFVRSVSRAAKQGVAG from the coding sequence TTGACGCGCTATATTTCGACGCGGGGGGAGGCCCCCGTCCTGGGTTTCTGTGATGTGATGCTGACCGGGCTTGCCCGCGACGGTGGCCTCTATGTGCCCGAGGTCTGGCCGCAGCTCTCTCCTGAAACCATCGCTGGATTTTTCGGCCGGCCGTATTGGGAAGTCGCGGTCGATGTGATCAAGCCGTTTACCGCGGGCGAAATTTCCGACGCCGATCTCGGCCGCATGGCGAACGAGGCTTACGCGACGTTCCGCCACCCTGCGGTGGTGCCGCTCGATCAGATCGGGCCCAATCAATTCGTGCTGGAGCTGTTCCACGGCCCGACGCTGGCGTTCAAGGACGTCGCGATGCAGTTGATCTCGCGGCTGATGGATCACGTACTGGCCAAGCGCAGCCAGCGCACCACCATCGTGGTCGCTACCTCAGGCGATACCGGCGGCGCCGCGGTCGATGCGTTTTCGGGTCTCGACAATGTCGATCTTGTCGTGCTGTTTCCGAACGGGCGCATCTCCGATGTGCAGCGGCGGATGATGACGACGACGGGTGCTGCCAATGTGCATGCGCTGGCGATCGAAGGCACGTTCGACGATTGCCAGGCGCTCGTGAAGGCGATGTTCAACCATCACGGTTTTCGCGACGCGGTCTCGCTGTCCGGCGTCAACTCGATCAACTGGGCGCGGATCGTAGCCCAGGTCGTGTATTATTTCACCTCCGCCGTGGCGCTCGGCGCGCCCGCCCGCACGGTGGATTTCACCGTGCCGACGGGGAATTTCGGCGACATCTTTGCGGGCTATGTCGCCAAGAAAATGGGCCTGCCGGTCCGCTGGCTGCGCATCGCCTCCAACGTCAACGATATCCTGCCGCGCACGCTCAAGACCGGCATCTATGAAGTGCGCGAGGTTCACGCCTCCGCTTCGCCCTCGATGGACATCCAGATCTCCTCGAATTTCGAGCGGCTGCTGTTCGAGGCGAGCCGTCGCGACGCCGACAGCGTTCGCCGGCTGATGGGCTCGCTAAAGCAGTCCGGACGTTTCGTGCTGCCGGATGCCATGCTGGCTGCGATCCGCGAGGAGTTCGATGCCGGCCGTGCCGACGAGACCGAGACGTCGGCGGCGATCCGCGCCGCCTGGCGCGAGGCCGGCGACCTCGTCGATCCCCATACCGCGGTGGCGCTGGCGGTGGCCGACCGCGACACCTCGGATTCAGGGATACCCAACATCGTGCTGTCGACCGCGCATCCGGCCAAGTTCCCCGATGCGGTGGAAGCCGCCTGCGGCGTGCGGCCGCAACTGCCGGCCTGGCTCGACGGCCTCATGACCAAATCCGAACACATCACGGTGATGAAAAACGATTCAGCCGAAGTGGAGCGATTCGTGCGCTCGGTGAGCCGTGCCGCGAAGCAGGGAGTTGCCGGATGA
- a CDS encoding F0F1 ATP synthase subunit B', whose translation MAEKSHGTGAHTGADGGHGGGFPPFESSTFASQLVSLVIAFVALYVIVSRIALPRVESVIDARQNAIEGDLAAAQKLKDESDAALKAYETELASARSRAQAIGNETREKLNAAAEAERKTLEDQLTAKLAAAEKQIAATRATAMKNVRGIAADAAGAIVQRLTGVLPDGKTVGSAVDATLKG comes from the coding sequence GTGGCTGAAAAAAGTCATGGTACCGGCGCCCACACCGGGGCCGACGGCGGACACGGCGGAGGATTTCCTCCGTTCGAGTCGAGCACGTTTGCTTCGCAGCTGGTGTCGCTCGTCATCGCGTTCGTCGCGCTCTATGTGATCGTATCCCGCATCGCGCTGCCGCGCGTCGAAAGCGTGATCGACGCACGTCAGAACGCGATCGAGGGCGATCTGGCCGCGGCGCAGAAGCTGAAGGACGAGTCCGACGCTGCGCTGAAGGCGTATGAGACGGAACTCGCTTCGGCGCGCTCCCGCGCGCAGGCCATCGGCAACGAGACCCGCGAGAAGCTGAATGCGGCCGCGGAAGCCGAGCGCAAGACGCTGGAAGACCAGCTCACCGCAAAGCTTGCCGCCGCCGAGAAGCAGATCGCGGCGACGCGGGCAACCGCGATGAAAAATGTCCGCGGCATCGCCGCGGATGCGGCCGGCGCGATCGTGCAACGCCTCACCGGCGTGCTGCCCGACGGCAAAACCGTCGGCAGCGCCGTCGATGCTACGTTGAAGGGATAG
- a CDS encoding ATP F0F1 synthase subunit B (Produces ATP from ADP in the presence of a proton gradient across the membrane. Subunit B is part of the membrane proton channel.), with the protein MFTQPETWVAIAFVILMVLFAYLGIHKTVLTALDHRAQRIKAELDDARRLKEEAAKLLGEYKTRRASAEREAEEIIANARAEAERIATEAKAKMEDFVARRTKTAESKIALAEAQALADVRAAAANAAVEAASTILSKSVKGSVADDLLAKGIAEVRAKLN; encoded by the coding sequence ATGTTCACCCAACCGGAAACCTGGGTCGCGATCGCCTTCGTCATCCTGATGGTGCTGTTTGCCTATCTCGGCATCCACAAGACGGTGCTGACGGCGCTCGATCATCGCGCCCAGCGCATCAAGGCCGAACTTGACGACGCCCGCCGTCTCAAGGAGGAGGCCGCCAAGCTGCTCGGCGAATACAAGACCCGCCGTGCCAGCGCCGAGCGCGAGGCCGAGGAAATCATCGCCAACGCCAGGGCCGAAGCCGAGCGCATCGCGACCGAGGCCAAGGCCAAGATGGAAGACTTCGTCGCCCGCCGCACCAAGACCGCCGAGAGCAAGATCGCGCTGGCCGAAGCCCAGGCGCTGGCCGACGTCCGTGCCGCCGCCGCCAACGCCGCGGTCGAAGCCGCCTCGACCATCCTGTCGAAGTCGGTCAAGGGCTCGGTCGCCGACGACCTGCTCGCCAAGGGCATTGCCGAGGTTCGCGCCAAGCTGAACTGA
- a CDS encoding pitrilysin family protein: protein MSVDVTKLPSGLTVVTDTMPHLETAALGVWAGVGGRDEKPNEHGISHLLEHMAFKGTTRRSSREIVEEIEAVGGDLNAGTSTETTAYYARVMKADVPLALDVLSDILANPSFVPDELEREKSVIVQEIGAAQDTPDDVVFEHLNELCFPDQPMGRSLLGTAKTLKNFDRDMLRGYLSTHYRGPDMVVAAAGAVDHKRVVEDVAQRFASFDATAAPKPVPAKFGKGGSRVVHRDLEQAHLTLALEGVPQTDLSLFSLQVFTNTLGGGMSSRLFQEVREKRGLCYSIYTFHAPYSDTGFFGLYTGTDPGDAPEMMEVIVDVINDAVETLTEAEIARAKAQMKAGLLMALESCSSRAEQLARHVLAYGRPQTVEELVARIDAVSVESTRNAAHALLSRSRPAVVALGSGRGLDTAVSFAEGLTKSKAKTLLH from the coding sequence ATGAGCGTTGACGTAACCAAGCTGCCATCCGGCCTGACGGTTGTCACCGACACCATGCCGCATCTGGAAACCGCAGCCCTCGGCGTTTGGGCCGGCGTCGGCGGCCGTGACGAGAAGCCGAACGAGCATGGCATCTCGCATCTTCTGGAACACATGGCCTTCAAGGGCACGACGCGGCGCTCCTCGCGCGAGATCGTCGAGGAAATCGAGGCGGTCGGCGGCGATCTCAACGCGGGCACCTCGACCGAAACCACGGCCTATTATGCGCGGGTGATGAAGGCCGACGTGCCGCTGGCGCTCGACGTGCTGTCCGACATTCTCGCCAATCCGTCCTTCGTGCCGGACGAACTGGAGCGCGAGAAGAGCGTCATCGTGCAGGAAATCGGCGCGGCGCAGGATACCCCTGATGACGTCGTGTTCGAGCACCTCAACGAACTCTGCTTTCCGGACCAGCCGATGGGCCGCTCGCTGCTGGGCACCGCCAAGACGCTGAAGAATTTCGATCGCGACATGCTGCGCGGCTATCTCTCGACGCACTATCGCGGCCCCGACATGGTGGTGGCGGCCGCGGGCGCGGTCGATCACAAGCGCGTGGTCGAGGACGTGGCGCAAAGATTTGCCAGCTTCGACGCCACGGCCGCGCCAAAGCCGGTGCCGGCGAAATTCGGCAAGGGCGGCTCGCGCGTGGTGCATCGCGATCTCGAACAGGCGCATTTGACGCTGGCGCTCGAAGGCGTGCCGCAGACCGATTTGTCGCTGTTTTCGCTGCAGGTGTTCACCAACACGCTCGGCGGCGGAATGTCGTCGCGGCTGTTCCAGGAAGTGCGCGAGAAACGCGGCCTGTGCTACTCGATCTACACTTTCCACGCGCCCTATTCCGACACCGGCTTTTTCGGCCTCTATACCGGCACCGATCCTGGCGACGCGCCGGAGATGATGGAAGTGATCGTCGACGTCATCAACGACGCCGTTGAAACCCTGACCGAAGCCGAGATCGCCCGCGCCAAGGCGCAGATGAAGGCAGGGCTTCTGATGGCGCTGGAAAGCTGCTCCTCCCGCGCCGAACAGCTGGCGCGGCACGTGCTGGCCTATGGCAGGCCGCAGACGGTGGAAGAGCTGGTGGCGCGGATCGACGCGGTCAGCGTCGAATCGACCCGCAACGCCGCGCACGCGCTGCTGAGCCGCAGCCGGCCGGCCGTCGTGGCGCTTGGCAGCGGCAGGGGTCTGGACACGGCGGTGTCTTTTGCGGAAGGATTGACGAAGTCGAAGGCGAAGACGCTGCTGCATTAG
- a CDS encoding GNAT family protein, which translates to MALFRLPTSGPAALVPRGHGLLLRAPQMADFLQWAQLREQSRAYLTPWEPIWPSDDLTRAGFRRRLRRYAEDIAADRSYPFIVFRESDGAMIGGITLANVRRGIVQAGTIGYWVGEPHAHRGYMTAALRVLLPTLFGELNLHRIEAACIPSNSPSIRVLEKCGFTREGLARRYLCINGVWQDHLLFGLLHEDFRG; encoded by the coding sequence ATGGCCCTGTTTCGTTTGCCAACCAGCGGACCGGCCGCGCTCGTGCCGCGCGGCCACGGCCTGCTGCTGCGCGCACCACAAATGGCGGATTTCCTGCAATGGGCGCAATTGCGCGAACAAAGCCGGGCCTACCTCACGCCGTGGGAACCGATCTGGCCGTCGGACGATCTGACCCGCGCCGGCTTTCGCCGAAGGCTGCGCCGCTACGCCGAAGATATCGCCGCCGACCGCTCCTATCCGTTCATCGTCTTCCGCGAGTCTGACGGCGCCATGATCGGCGGCATCACGCTCGCCAATGTCCGCCGCGGCATCGTGCAGGCCGGCACCATCGGCTACTGGGTCGGCGAGCCCCATGCCCATCGCGGCTACATGACCGCGGCGCTCCGGGTACTGCTGCCGACGCTGTTCGGCGAGCTCAACCTGCACCGCATCGAGGCCGCCTGCATTCCCTCCAATTCGCCCTCGATCCGGGTGCTCGAGAAATGCGGCTTCACCCGCGAGGGGCTGGCGCGGCGCTATCTCTGCATCAACGGCGTCTGGCAGGACCATTTGCTGTTCGGCCTGCTGCATGAGGATTTCCGCGGCTGA